Proteins encoded together in one Benincasa hispida cultivar B227 chromosome 1, ASM972705v1, whole genome shotgun sequence window:
- the LOC120067640 gene encoding palmitoyl-monogalactosyldiacylglycerol delta-7 desaturase, chloroplastic-like, with translation MDTSKEKSREIGKSQMPFLRRKWTKRDIYMAVFLSCSHTLCIFAPFQFNWNAFWVAVILYIITGLGLSISYHRNLSHKSFKLPKWLEYIFAYCGAHALQGDPIDWVSTHRCHHQYVDTERDPHSPIQGFWFSYINWVFDSNTLTKKVCPEYFIDFKDTKRSVFTMVLKYGRPNNVGDLEQQTFYRFIRDTYFLHPIALSVLLYVVGGTPFFIWGMCVRATVFLHVIFMVNTICHLWGTKQWNTRDATRNNWWISLFSFGESWHNNHHAFEYSARIGLEWWQVDIGWYVILFLQAIGLATDVKQPSQAHSQRLAMDKPNEGFPE, from the exons ATGGACACATCCAAAGAAAAATCAAGGGAAATTGGTAAGTCTCAAATGCCATTTTTGAGAAGAAAATGGACCAAGAGAGACATATATATGGCAGTTTTCCTTTCTTGTTCCCACACCCTTTGCATTTTTGCACCATTCCAATTCAATTGGAATGCATTCTGGGTCGCCGTTATATTATACATTATCACAGGTCTTGGACTCAGTATATCCTATCATAGAAATCTTTCACATAAGAGTTTCAAACTTCCCAAATGGCTCGAATACATATTTGCATACTGTGGAGCACATGCACTTCAG GGTGATCCAATCGATTGGGTGAGTACACATAGATGTCATCATCAATATGTTGATACCGAAAGAGATCCACATAGTCCTATTCAAGGATTTTGGTTTAGTTACATCAATTGGGTTTTCGATTCCAATACTTTGACCAAAAAAGTTTGTCCAGAGTACTTTATTGATTTTAAAGATACGAAAAGAAGTGTGTTCACAATGGTTTTGAAGTATGGAAGGCCAAATAATGTTGGTGATTTGGAGCAACAAACATTTTATAGATTTATTCGTGATACGTACTTTCTTCATCCAATTGCTCTTTCAGTCCTTCTCTACGTTGTTGGAGGAACACCTTTTTTTATATGGGGAATG TGTGTGAGGGCCACAGTGTTCTTACATGTAATCTTTATGGTTAATACAATTTGTCATTTATGGGGAACAAAACAATGGAACACTAGAGATGCCACTAGAAATAATTG GTGGATTAGTTTGTTTTCATTTGGAGAAAGTTGGCACAATAATCATCACGCCTTTGAGTATTCAGCAAGGATAGGGCTCGAATGGTGGCAAGTTGACATTGGTTGGTATGTTATATTGTTTCTTCAAGCCATTGGATTGGCCACTGATGTCAAACAACCCTCTCAAGCTCATAGCCAAAGGCTAGCTATGGACAAACCAAACGAAGGCTTTCCAGAATGA